The following proteins come from a genomic window of Nitrospirota bacterium:
- a CDS encoding ATP-binding protein produces the protein MAGSKQKNRLVLSIAAALFLGIVVMETFIPANVVGAYGFVLPILLVATVRNRKLMYLTVALCIIATYIGLLRPAKPGRFVSAVINRTVVVCVLGIVAYVSMTGEERKAREEAARAALALQTENLLRANAQLVDIKDKLNRSERLAAVGQLVASVAHEVGTPLHSIAWHVQALAEEPGVTPEMKKRIEIIDEQINRVVQIIQDLLSSTRQRKPEPAWLPVERLVRPVAALMEPAFHAKGVALRVELGPDPPQVWADADKLQQVLVNLLTNALTATPSGGEVRVTVGIRPASTDEADAGARAGRPPVERMVTVTVSDTGCGMPKEHLQRAFEPFFTTKALGRGTGLGLFLSREAVAAHGGCLTIDSEEGKGTTVVIALPGLQERPVEVV, from the coding sequence ATGGCGGGCAGCAAGCAGAAGAACCGTCTGGTGCTGAGCATCGCGGCGGCGCTGTTTCTCGGTATCGTGGTGATGGAGACCTTCATCCCCGCGAACGTCGTCGGGGCTTACGGGTTTGTGCTTCCGATCTTGCTGGTGGCGACGGTCAGAAACCGGAAACTGATGTATCTGACGGTCGCGCTCTGCATCATCGCGACGTACATCGGCCTGTTGCGACCCGCCAAGCCGGGCCGGTTCGTCTCGGCGGTCATCAACCGGACGGTCGTGGTGTGCGTCTTGGGGATCGTCGCCTATGTCAGCATGACCGGGGAGGAACGCAAGGCCAGGGAAGAAGCGGCGCGGGCCGCGTTGGCCCTCCAGACGGAGAATCTTCTTCGAGCCAACGCGCAGTTGGTCGACATCAAGGACAAGCTGAACCGCTCGGAACGCTTGGCGGCGGTCGGCCAGCTCGTCGCCTCCGTCGCGCACGAGGTCGGAACTCCCCTGCATTCCATCGCCTGGCACGTGCAGGCCCTCGCAGAAGAGCCTGGTGTCACGCCGGAGATGAAGAAGCGGATCGAGATCATCGACGAGCAAATCAACCGCGTCGTCCAGATCATTCAGGATCTCCTTTCGTCGACGCGGCAACGGAAACCTGAACCGGCCTGGCTGCCGGTCGAACGTTTGGTCCGACCGGTCGCCGCGCTGATGGAACCGGCGTTTCATGCGAAAGGTGTGGCCTTGAGGGTCGAACTGGGGCCGGATCCGCCGCAAGTATGGGCTGATGCGGACAAACTGCAGCAAGTGCTGGTCAACCTGCTCACCAACGCGTTGACTGCAACCCCGTCGGGCGGCGAAGTTCGGGTGACGGTGGGAATCCGGCCGGCCTCAACCGACGAGGCGGACGCGGGCGCGCGGGCCGGACGTCCGCCGGTGGAGAGAATGGTCACGGTCACGGTGAGCGATACCGGTTGCGGGATGCCCAAAGAGCATCTCCAGCGGGCGTTCGAGCCGTTCTTCACCACCAAGGCCCTCGGCAGAGGAACGGGCTTGGGGCTATTTCTCAGCCGCGAGGCAGTGGCCGCCCACGGGGGCTGTCTCACGATCGACAGCGAAGAAGGGAAGGGGACGACGGTGGTGATCGCGCTGCCGGGGCTGCAGGAACGCCCGGTGGAAGTCGTCTAG
- the malQ gene encoding 4-alpha-glucanotransferase, producing the protein MSPSSDRELLDRLAERAGIASEYYDINGMRHVTPEDTKRAVLAAMGFRVQSTHDLMEELQRWNESPWRRSCDPVVIAYEGDDSARWSFRLAVEEREQRTLRIIWQIRDETGRVRHERESGPGLAPREVHYLDDRRYIRVEMPLPRDLPMGYYDVTARAQGIESGLEGSFLLILAPRHCYMPPVFEEARRIWGVSVQLYALRSSRNWGIGDFGDLFGVVEWAAKNLEAGAIGLNPLHALKNTRPFHISPYSPNSRLYLNELYLDLERIPEFGTSAEALNLMRDARFRSTLEDLRKQDLVDYDAVAAVKRSVLERLFAQFLRDNFSEVGERMEPTTERGRAFTRYVREQGEALERFAVYQALDEEMSRLDPPVWIWQEWPEGYRHPASAQVGEFARRRRTRVRFHQYVQWVAERQLQDVVEQAERLGMPIGLYHDLALGSDRSGADGWAFQDVLALAADCGAPPDPFAPEGQNWGLAPVNPVALRATGYRMFIELLRKNLRHGGAIRLDHVMALFRLFWIPRGLPASAGAYVHYPAEELLAIVALESVRAKTVMIGEDLGTVPDWIRERLARAKVLSYRVFYFERTRDGAWKRPADYPEQSIAVVSTHDLPTLAGFWAGEDLAVRASLGFYADERAKREAWEERQRDKAGILTALQAEGLLPDGITTDPATAPAMTPALCRAIHAYLGRTSSWLVLASLEDGIGEKAQANLPGTVEAYPNWSRKLSLDLEELRRDSRFYDLAAALRAARGGSAPGRPGAV; encoded by the coding sequence ATGTCACCTTCCTCGGATCGGGAACTGCTGGATCGCCTGGCGGAACGCGCCGGGATCGCCTCGGAGTATTACGATATCAACGGGATGCGGCACGTGACACCGGAAGACACCAAGCGTGCCGTTCTCGCCGCGATGGGATTCCGCGTTCAATCAACCCACGATCTGATGGAGGAACTACAAAGATGGAATGAGTCGCCCTGGCGACGGTCCTGCGATCCGGTTGTGATCGCGTACGAAGGCGACGACTCGGCGCGGTGGTCGTTTCGTCTGGCGGTCGAGGAACGCGAGCAGCGGACCCTCCGCATTATTTGGCAGATCCGAGATGAAACCGGCCGTGTCCGTCATGAGCGGGAATCGGGGCCGGGTCTGGCGCCGCGAGAGGTGCATTACCTGGACGATCGGCGGTATATCCGGGTCGAAATGCCGCTTCCGCGCGATCTGCCGATGGGCTACTACGACGTGACCGCGCGGGCGCAAGGGATCGAATCCGGCTTGGAAGGGTCGTTTCTGCTCATCCTCGCCCCTCGCCATTGTTATATGCCCCCCGTCTTCGAGGAGGCGCGGCGCATCTGGGGGGTGTCGGTGCAGCTCTACGCGCTCCGATCGTCGAGAAACTGGGGGATCGGAGACTTCGGCGATCTCTTCGGGGTCGTCGAATGGGCGGCCAAGAACCTGGAAGCCGGCGCCATCGGTCTCAATCCGCTTCATGCGTTGAAAAATACCCGGCCGTTTCACATCAGCCCCTATTCTCCGAACAGCCGGCTTTATCTGAACGAGCTGTATCTCGACCTCGAACGCATTCCGGAGTTCGGCACGTCGGCGGAGGCCCTGAACCTGATGCGTGACGCCCGGTTTCGCTCGACGCTGGAAGACCTGAGAAAGCAAGATCTGGTGGACTACGACGCCGTCGCCGCCGTCAAGCGATCGGTGCTCGAACGACTCTTTGCGCAGTTTCTCCGGGACAACTTTTCCGAGGTCGGCGAGCGCATGGAACCGACAACGGAACGAGGCCGGGCCTTCACGCGGTATGTGCGGGAACAAGGCGAGGCGCTGGAGCGGTTCGCCGTGTATCAGGCGCTCGATGAGGAGATGAGCCGTCTGGATCCACCCGTGTGGATATGGCAGGAGTGGCCGGAGGGCTATCGGCATCCGGCCTCCGCCCAGGTCGGCGAGTTTGCCCGGCGGCGTCGAACGCGGGTCCGGTTTCATCAATATGTTCAGTGGGTGGCCGAACGGCAGTTGCAGGACGTAGTGGAGCAGGCCGAACGCCTGGGCATGCCGATCGGCCTGTATCACGATCTGGCCTTAGGCAGCGATCGGTCCGGCGCGGACGGGTGGGCGTTTCAGGACGTGCTGGCGTTAGCGGCCGATTGCGGCGCGCCCCCCGATCCGTTCGCGCCGGAGGGGCAGAATTGGGGCCTCGCGCCCGTGAACCCGGTGGCCCTGCGGGCTACCGGGTACCGCATGTTCATCGAGTTGCTCCGCAAGAATCTCCGGCACGGAGGCGCCATCCGTCTCGACCACGTGATGGCGCTGTTCCGCCTGTTCTGGATTCCGCGCGGCCTGCCCGCTTCGGCCGGCGCCTACGTGCATTACCCGGCCGAGGAGTTATTGGCCATCGTGGCGCTCGAAAGCGTCAGGGCCAAAACGGTGATGATCGGGGAGGATTTGGGCACGGTGCCCGATTGGATCCGGGAACGGCTGGCGCGGGCGAAGGTGCTGTCCTATCGCGTCTTCTATTTTGAGCGGACGAGGGACGGAGCATGGAAGCGGCCGGCCGACTACCCGGAACAGTCCATCGCGGTGGTTTCGACCCACGATCTCCCGACATTGGCCGGGTTCTGGGCCGGGGAAGATCTGGCCGTGCGGGCTTCGCTGGGCTTCTACGCCGACGAGCGCGCGAAGCGGGAGGCGTGGGAGGAGCGGCAGCGGGATAAAGCCGGAATCTTGACGGCCTTGCAGGCGGAAGGTCTCCTGCCGGACGGGATCACGACCGACCCGGCCACCGCCCCGGCCATGACGCCGGCGTTATGTCGGGCGATTCATGCGTACCTCGGGCGGACGTCGTCGTGGCTGGTGTTGGCTTCTCTGGAGGACGGGATCGGAGAAAAGGCCCAGGCCAATCTGCCGGGCACCGTCGAAGCGTATCCGAATTGGTCGCGCAAGCTTTCGCTCGATCTGGAAGAACTGCGCCGGGACAGCCGATTTTACGACCTGGCGGCGGCGCTGAGGGCGGCCCGTGGGGGATCGGCGCCCGGGCGGCCGGGCGCGGTGTGA
- a CDS encoding sigma-54 dependent transcriptional regulator, protein MQSAAKILVIDDDAVARDLLAEALKKEGYEVEAFAGGAEAIERGRKAPVDLVLTDIRMGAVDGLTVLREFKKFSPDTPIVLLTAFGSLEGAIEAMKQGAYDYLAKPFKKEEIKLVVQRSLEHCRLVRENARYRAELRDREEWSQMVGSSPAMLEVYKLVARVSEGRSTVLLEGESGTGKELIAKAIHTNSPRRDKPFVPVNCAALPDALLESEMFGHEKGAFTGATAAKTGLFETANGGTLFLDEIGDLGAALQVKLLRVMQDQEVRRVGGTSSVKVDVRIIAATNRDLASLVREGKFRDDLYYRLNVVRIVLPSLAERREDIPLLAYHFLRKYTGGASHPVKGFLPETMALLQRYRWPGNVRELENAIERAVSLSHGPFVMPDDLPEAIRHAGSVQEEKPASKDARPEEALLTLDEVEKRHLIRVLKETKGNKVRAAKILGIDRRTLYRMAERFGIDLGEEPENG, encoded by the coding sequence ATGCAATCAGCGGCGAAAATTCTGGTGATCGACGACGACGCGGTGGCGCGCGATCTGCTGGCCGAAGCCCTCAAGAAGGAGGGCTATGAGGTCGAAGCCTTCGCCGGCGGCGCGGAGGCGATCGAGCGGGGACGAAAGGCGCCTGTCGATCTCGTGTTGACCGACATCCGCATGGGCGCGGTGGACGGTCTGACCGTGCTGCGGGAGTTCAAGAAATTCAGCCCGGACACGCCGATCGTGTTGCTGACCGCGTTCGGATCGCTCGAAGGCGCGATCGAAGCGATGAAGCAGGGCGCGTACGACTATTTGGCCAAGCCGTTCAAGAAAGAAGAAATCAAGCTGGTGGTCCAACGCAGTCTCGAACATTGTCGGCTCGTCCGCGAAAACGCCCGCTATCGCGCCGAGCTGCGGGACCGGGAAGAGTGGTCGCAGATGGTCGGCAGCAGCCCGGCGATGCTGGAAGTGTACAAGCTGGTCGCGCGGGTGTCCGAAGGGCGCAGCACGGTCCTGCTGGAAGGCGAAAGCGGGACGGGCAAGGAGCTGATCGCCAAAGCGATCCATACGAACAGCCCGCGACGCGACAAACCCTTCGTGCCGGTGAACTGCGCCGCGTTGCCCGATGCGTTGTTGGAGTCCGAGATGTTCGGCCACGAGAAAGGCGCATTCACCGGCGCGACCGCCGCCAAGACGGGCTTGTTCGAGACCGCGAACGGCGGGACGCTGTTTCTGGATGAAATCGGCGATCTGGGCGCGGCCCTGCAGGTCAAGCTCCTGCGGGTGATGCAGGATCAGGAGGTCCGCCGGGTCGGCGGCACCAGTTCGGTCAAAGTCGATGTCCGTATCATCGCCGCGACCAACCGCGATCTGGCGAGCTTGGTCAGGGAAGGCAAGTTCCGGGACGATCTCTACTACCGCCTGAACGTCGTTCGCATCGTGCTGCCTTCGCTGGCCGAGCGGCGCGAAGATATCCCGCTGTTGGCCTATCACTTTCTGCGCAAGTACACGGGCGGCGCCTCGCATCCGGTCAAGGGATTTCTGCCGGAGACGATGGCGCTGTTGCAGCGCTATCGCTGGCCGGGGAACGTGCGGGAACTGGAAAATGCCATCGAACGGGCCGTGTCGCTCAGCCACGGCCCGTTCGTCATGCCGGACGATCTGCCTGAAGCCATCCGCCACGCCGGCTCCGTTCAGGAAGAGAAGCCGGCTTCCAAAGACGCGCGCCCGGAAGAGGCGCTGTTGACCCTGGACGAAGTCGAGAAACGGCACTTGATTCGAGTGCTGAAAGAGACGAAGGGCAACAAAGTCCGCGCGGCGAAGATTCTTGGAATCGACCGGCGGACGCTCTATCGGATGGCGGAACGGTTTGGAATCGACCTGGGAGAAGAACCGGAAAACGGCTAG
- a CDS encoding DUF72 domain-containing protein, producing MIGDRDRVRFGTSSWAYEGWRGLVYTRSYPKNRFAKDCLAEYAAYEYNGAPLFRTVGLDHTFYRPPTISQLAFYAAQVPTDFHFCSKVWEDITVPAFADLPRYGRRAGKPNLRFLDAALCDDLVLRPSCEGLGDHAGPFIFEFQRFGPDSNDFLAALDRFFAKLPAGPCYAVEVRNSAHLGPGYRDLLKAHGVAHVYNHWTAMPPLLEQHRRLSRRFTAGFTVLRLLTPLGLAYAKAVERYAPYTGIVKVQPQMRRDTLALIRQALADGVIPYVLANNRAEGNAPLTIRALADALRKDMGTSIADP from the coding sequence GTGATCGGCGATCGCGACCGTGTTCGGTTTGGAACCAGCTCCTGGGCCTATGAAGGCTGGCGGGGCCTGGTGTACACGCGGTCCTATCCTAAGAACCGTTTTGCCAAGGATTGTCTGGCCGAATACGCGGCCTATGAATACAACGGCGCGCCGTTATTCAGGACCGTCGGCCTGGATCACACGTTCTACCGCCCGCCGACAATCAGCCAACTCGCCTTCTACGCCGCCCAAGTTCCGACGGACTTCCACTTCTGCTCGAAGGTATGGGAGGACATCACCGTCCCGGCCTTCGCCGATCTGCCGCGATACGGGCGGCGCGCCGGCAAGCCGAACCTCCGTTTTCTCGACGCCGCCCTGTGCGACGACCTCGTGCTTCGGCCCTCGTGCGAGGGACTCGGGGACCACGCCGGTCCCTTCATCTTCGAGTTCCAGCGATTCGGCCCGGATTCCAACGATTTTCTCGCCGCGCTCGACCGGTTCTTCGCGAAGCTGCCGGCCGGCCCGTGTTACGCGGTGGAAGTCCGCAACTCGGCGCACCTCGGCCCTGGCTACCGCGATCTCCTGAAGGCTCACGGGGTCGCCCATGTATACAACCACTGGACCGCCATGCCGCCCCTGCTCGAACAGCATCGGCGGCTCAGCCGCAGGTTTACAGCCGGGTTTACGGTGCTCCGGCTCCTGACCCCGCTGGGCTTGGCCTACGCCAAGGCGGTCGAGCGGTACGCGCCTTACACCGGTATCGTCAAAGTCCAACCGCAGATGCGCCGGGACACCCTGGCCCTCATTCGCCAGGCCCTTGCGGACGGCGTCATCCCCTATGTCCTGGCCAACAACCGGGCGGAAGGGAACGCACCCCTGACTATTCGAGCCTTGGCCGACGCTCTCAGGAAGGACATGGGAACGTCGATTGCCGACCCGTGA